One window of the Methanomassiliicoccaceae archaeon DOK genome contains the following:
- a CDS encoding NADH-quinone oxidoreductase subunit D, translating to MGKRTIVPFGPQHPALPEPVHLDLELEDETVVRAIPSIGYVHRGLEKLAEKRDYNDMIYVMERVCGICSFGHGWGYAGAVEGLMSVQIPDRAECLRIMFHELSRVHSHLLWLGLLADGLGFDSLFMHCWRIRERVLDVFEAITGGRVVMSFCKVGGVRKDLTPEMLKMVKDTCDMIEDEMRKTGLVFMKDTSVRNRLCGTGVLSREDIIDLSAVGPVARGSGVNNDVRSANPMYRDLGFSPVLYDDGDCWSRCMVRVDEIMQSLDMIRNAVRDLPDGDVSVPVKGNAPVGDYVFRVEQPRGEGFYYVQGNGSKFLSRARVRTPTNINIPAMTRMLQGCNLQDVSMLVITIDPCISCTER from the coding sequence ATGGGAAAGAGAACGATCGTCCCGTTCGGCCCTCAGCACCCCGCACTCCCCGAACCGGTCCACCTGGACCTGGAGCTCGAGGATGAGACCGTCGTGCGCGCCATCCCCTCGATAGGGTACGTGCACCGCGGACTCGAGAAGCTGGCTGAGAAGAGGGACTACAACGACATGATCTACGTCATGGAGAGGGTCTGCGGGATCTGCAGCTTCGGCCACGGCTGGGGCTACGCCGGAGCCGTGGAGGGCCTGATGAGCGTCCAGATCCCGGACAGGGCCGAATGCCTGAGGATCATGTTCCATGAGCTGTCCAGGGTCCACAGCCATCTGCTGTGGCTGGGACTCCTGGCCGACGGACTCGGGTTCGACAGCCTGTTCATGCACTGCTGGAGAATCAGGGAGAGGGTCCTGGACGTCTTCGAGGCAATCACCGGCGGAAGGGTGGTCATGTCCTTCTGCAAGGTCGGCGGGGTCAGGAAGGACCTCACACCGGAGATGCTCAAGATGGTCAAGGACACCTGCGACATGATCGAGGACGAGATGAGGAAAACCGGCCTGGTGTTCATGAAGGACACATCAGTCAGGAACAGGCTGTGTGGAACCGGCGTCCTGAGCCGCGAGGACATCATAGACCTGAGCGCCGTCGGTCCCGTCGCCAGAGGATCCGGCGTCAACAACGACGTCAGGTCCGCCAACCCCATGTACAGGGACCTGGGATTCTCCCCTGTCCTGTACGACGACGGCGACTGCTGGTCCAGGTGCATGGTCAGGGTGGACGAGATCATGCAGTCCCTCGACATGATCAGGAACGCTGTCAGAGACCTGCCCGACGGCGATGTGTCCGTTCCCGTCAAGGGCAACGCGCCCGTGGGAGACTATGTCTTCCGCGTGGAGCAGCCCCGCGGGGAGGGATTCTACTACGTGCAGGGCAACGGATCCAAGTTCCTGAGCCGTGCGAGGGTCAGAACACCCACGAACATCAACATCCCCGCCATGACGAGGATGCTGCAGGGATGCAACCTCCAGGACGTGTCCATGCTGGTCATCACCATAGATCCCTGCATCAGCTGCACGGAGCGCTGA
- a CDS encoding 4Fe-4S dicluster domain-containing protein — protein sequence MAVMKFGGRLIRNLFSKPETRLYPSVPREYPERSRGHIEFDPSNCITCNICGKKCPTDAIKVDKGARTLTIDRMSCIQCGYCVESCPKKCLSILPGYTAPSAEKVIETFPIPEKPKEENQ from the coding sequence ATGGCCGTGATGAAGTTCGGCGGCAGGCTGATCCGCAACCTGTTCTCCAAGCCGGAGACCAGGTTGTACCCGTCGGTTCCCAGGGAGTATCCCGAGAGGAGCAGGGGGCACATCGAGTTCGACCCCTCCAACTGCATAACGTGCAACATCTGCGGGAAGAAGTGCCCCACCGATGCGATCAAGGTCGATAAGGGGGCCAGGACACTGACGATAGACAGGATGAGCTGCATACAGTGCGGTTACTGCGTCGAGTCCTGTCCGAAGAAGTGCCTGAGCATCCTTCCGGGATACACGGCCCCCAGTGCCGAGAAGGTCATCGAGACGTTCCCAATCCCGGAGAAACCGAAGGAAGAAAACCAGTGA
- the nuoB gene encoding NADH-quinone oxidoreductase subunit NuoB has protein sequence MSGTTKSPWIMHYDASSCNGCDIEVLACLTPVYDVERFGVINTGDPKQADIFLITGAVNDQNKEVVKQLYDQMPEPKVVVAVGICACSGGIFRDCYNIIGGVDKIIPVDVYVPGCAARPEAIIDGVVKGLDVLEKKRLKLREKEGKK, from the coding sequence ATGTCTGGAACAACGAAATCACCATGGATAATGCACTACGACGCCTCGAGCTGCAACGGATGCGACATCGAGGTGCTCGCCTGCCTCACCCCCGTCTACGACGTGGAGAGGTTCGGCGTGATCAACACCGGCGATCCCAAGCAGGCGGACATATTCCTGATCACGGGTGCCGTGAACGACCAGAACAAGGAGGTCGTGAAACAGCTCTACGACCAGATGCCCGAGCCCAAGGTCGTCGTCGCGGTCGGCATCTGCGCCTGCTCCGGCGGGATCTTCAGGGACTGCTACAACATAATCGGAGGGGTCGACAAGATCATCCCGGTGGATGTCTACGTCCCCGGGTGCGCCGCCAGGCCCGAAGCGATCATAGACGGGGTCGTCAAGGGACTCGACGTCCTCGAGAAGAAACGCCTTAAGCTCCGCGAGAAGGAGGGGAAGAAATGA
- a CDS encoding NADH-quinone oxidoreductase subunit C, with amino-acid sequence MTEETKQTFETVSPEDIPGMAENLKSEGYRLVQLCGVTKEGHTEILYSFDKDFAIRNLKVAVPFGQTVGSITPWYWAAFVYENEVHDLFDVEFTDSKLDYKGNFFRMSCKAPWKGPEAAPKEGS; translated from the coding sequence ATGACCGAAGAAACCAAACAGACGTTCGAGACGGTCTCCCCCGAGGACATCCCGGGGATGGCTGAGAATCTGAAGTCCGAGGGATACAGACTGGTGCAGCTCTGCGGAGTGACCAAGGAGGGCCACACGGAGATCCTGTACAGCTTCGACAAGGATTTCGCCATCAGGAACCTGAAGGTTGCCGTCCCGTTCGGACAGACCGTTGGAAGCATCACGCCCTGGTACTGGGCCGCGTTCGTATACGAGAACGAGGTCCACGACCTCTTCGACGTCGAGTTCACCGACAGCAAGCTGGACTACAAGGGCAACTTCTTCCGCATGAGCTGCAAGGCTCCGTGGAAGGGGCCCGAGGCCGCACCGAAGGAGGGATCCTGA
- a CDS encoding NADH-quinone oxidoreductase subunit H — MSDWIWIVAGILFIVIGPLIGCILAGIDRKIAARMQSRKGPPVLQPWYDVKKFLAKEQVTPNKVQDFYVMVFLLFTIVTGVLFFTGQDLLLIIFTLTLSETFLVLAAYSSGSVYAQIGAQRELYVAMAYEPIILLMAICYYLETGSFNVADIAESGSMAFVPLLGVFLAFLFGLTMKLRKSPFDLSLSHHAHQDIVRGMATEFSGRTYASLEIAHWYESIMLLGMMALFFADGTWVGAVVGIIIALLAWILETWIDNGFARMKWQTALKSGWVIGLILGVGNVAVLLLI; from the coding sequence ATGAGTGACTGGATTTGGATCGTTGCGGGGATCTTGTTCATCGTCATCGGACCCCTCATAGGATGCATCCTCGCGGGAATAGACAGGAAGATCGCCGCCAGGATGCAGAGCCGCAAGGGGCCGCCTGTGCTCCAGCCGTGGTACGATGTGAAGAAGTTCCTCGCCAAGGAGCAGGTCACGCCCAACAAGGTGCAGGACTTCTACGTCATGGTGTTCCTGCTGTTCACGATAGTCACTGGAGTCCTGTTCTTCACCGGGCAGGACCTGCTGCTGATCATCTTCACCCTGACGCTGTCCGAAACTTTCCTGGTCCTGGCCGCGTACTCCTCGGGTTCCGTCTACGCCCAGATCGGGGCACAGAGGGAGCTGTACGTCGCCATGGCCTACGAGCCGATCATCCTGCTGATGGCCATCTGCTACTACCTGGAGACGGGCAGCTTCAATGTGGCTGACATCGCGGAGAGCGGGTCGATGGCGTTCGTCCCGCTGCTCGGTGTGTTCCTGGCGTTCCTGTTCGGACTGACGATGAAGCTCAGGAAGTCCCCGTTCGACCTCAGCCTCTCCCACCACGCCCACCAGGACATCGTGAGGGGAATGGCGACCGAGTTCAGCGGAAGGACCTACGCGTCCCTCGAGATCGCCCACTGGTACGAGTCGATCATGCTCCTGGGCATGATGGCCCTGTTCTTCGCGGACGGCACATGGGTCGGAGCGGTTGTCGGAATAATCATCGCCCTGCTGGCATGGATCCTGGAGACCTGGATAGACAACGGTTTCGCCAGGATGAAGTGGCAGACCGCACTGAAGAGCGGATGGGTGATCGGACTGATACTCGGAGTCGGCAACGTGGCCGTGCTCCTTCTGATATGA
- a CDS encoding AAA family ATPase gives MAAFRRKIYTKMLDWKDRYSNKYALLIEGARRVGKTTIVEEFAKKEYESYLLIDFTTATDETKQWFKDYSDDLDTLFRQLQFRYSTALKKGKSVVIFDEVQAFPPARQLIKHLVKDGRYSYIETGSLISFKQNVEGILIPSEEMRIQMHPLDFEEFLWAQGDVTTVDLLRESFMSLTPLGNSVHKHLMRKYTTYMLVGGMPQAVEAFVESNNFDEVETVKRTIIDLYRDDTVKFKSDKGSKARRILDRIPALLSKHDKRFSPSQLKKGSRTREYFDSVVWLGESKMVNVCHDVSDPGPAMGLSINDHSFKLYMLDTGLLISASFLSNVDTYSELYDMMLRGKLNVNKGMLLENMVAQELVAKNYELLFCRFLVEETNNPQEVDFLLVKDGKVLPVEVKSGASSTSHISLDRFLTKYKSVADHAYVIHTKDLRVDGNITYLPAYMTMFI, from the coding sequence ATGGCGGCATTCAGAAGGAAGATATACACAAAAATGCTGGATTGGAAAGACAGATACAGCAACAAATATGCGCTACTCATCGAAGGCGCTCGTCGCGTCGGTAAAACAACGATAGTCGAGGAGTTTGCAAAAAAAGAGTATGAGAGCTACCTCCTGATTGACTTCACCACAGCCACTGATGAGACCAAACAGTGGTTCAAAGACTATTCAGACGACCTTGACACCCTGTTCCGCCAGCTTCAATTCAGATACAGCACAGCGTTGAAAAAAGGAAAGAGCGTCGTCATATTCGATGAGGTACAGGCATTCCCACCCGCCAGACAGCTCATCAAGCACCTTGTCAAGGATGGACGTTACAGCTACATTGAGACAGGTTCTCTCATATCGTTTAAACAGAACGTAGAAGGAATCCTCATCCCATCTGAAGAGATGCGCATACAGATGCATCCGTTGGACTTTGAAGAATTCCTGTGGGCTCAGGGAGACGTCACGACGGTAGACCTCCTTAGAGAATCGTTCATGTCCCTCACTCCTCTGGGGAACTCGGTACACAAACATCTGATGAGGAAGTACACCACGTACATGTTGGTCGGAGGCATGCCTCAGGCGGTAGAGGCGTTCGTTGAAAGCAACAATTTCGATGAAGTCGAAACCGTGAAAAGGACGATCATTGACCTGTACAGGGATGATACTGTCAAATTCAAATCGGACAAAGGCTCTAAAGCAAGACGCATTTTGGACCGTATACCCGCACTTCTGTCCAAGCATGACAAACGCTTCTCACCATCGCAATTGAAAAAGGGCTCCAGAACCCGCGAATACTTCGACTCAGTGGTATGGCTCGGAGAATCAAAGATGGTGAACGTCTGCCATGACGTGTCCGATCCAGGACCGGCCATGGGACTGAGCATCAATGATCACTCCTTCAAGCTGTACATGCTTGATACGGGGCTTCTGATCTCTGCATCATTTCTGTCTAACGTAGACACCTACTCAGAACTCTACGACATGATGTTGAGAGGAAAGCTGAATGTCAACAAAGGGATGCTGCTGGAAAACATGGTTGCACAGGAACTCGTGGCAAAGAACTACGAACTTCTATTCTGCAGATTCCTGGTGGAGGAGACAAACAACCCACAGGAGGTAGATTTCCTTCTTGTGAAGGATGGCAAAGTCCTGCCGGTAGAGGTCAAATCTGGGGCAAGCTCGACAAGCCACATATCCCTGGACAGATTCCTCACCAAATACAAGTCTGTCGCAGACCATGCCTATGTGATTCACACCAAAGACCTCCGTGTCGACGGGAACATCACATATCTACCAGCATACATGACCATGTTCATCTAA